One part of the Anaerolineales bacterium genome encodes these proteins:
- a CDS encoding nitroreductase family deazaflavin-dependent oxidoreductase: MTSEFNTFASVDYCYLTTIGRISGKPHEIEIWFGLDDSTLYLLSGGGHSSDWVKNLLAQPAVQVRLAKQTFQANGRIVVDAEEQLLARRLLAAKYYHWETGAPLNDWAATALPVALDVKLA; encoded by the coding sequence ATGACCAGTGAATTTAATACATTTGCCAGCGTGGATTACTGCTACCTCACCACCATTGGCCGCATCAGCGGCAAGCCTCACGAGATCGAGATCTGGTTCGGGCTGGATGACAGCACGCTGTACCTGCTCTCCGGGGGCGGGCACTCCAGCGACTGGGTCAAGAACCTGCTGGCCCAGCCCGCTGTGCAAGTGCGCCTCGCCAAGCAAACCTTCCAGGCCAACGGACGCATTGTGGTGGATGCCGAGGAGCAACTGCTGGCCCGCCGCCTGCTAGCCGCCAAGTACTATCACTGGGAGACGGGCGCGCCATTGAATGACTGGGCCGCCACCGCCCTGCCCGTGGCGCTGGATGTAAAACTAGCTTAG